CCGCCGTAGAGGTCACGCAGGACCAGCCGCTGCGCGACGCCGTCTGACCAGCGCACCGCCACCAGGCAGTCCGTGCGCACTCTCCGTTCAAGCAGCAGGCTGCGCGAGGCCAGCCAGCCCTCGCCGGCGGTCACCCTCGCCGGCAGCAGCACCACGAACAGCAGGATCGCGAGCGCCGTCCAGAGGGCGGCGCGCTCGGTGGTGAGGCCGCCGGAGCCGCAGTCGATCACCAGCAGCAGGCAGAGAAGCAGCGCTGCGCAGCCGACGGCGGATCGCGTGTCGCCGGTCCAGTTCCCGTCGCGCGCAGCCTCTCCGGGGGGCTCCGAGCGGTCCGCGTCGCACCCCGGACGAGATGGTGTGATTCGCCGTCCCATGCAGCCGACGCTAGGGGCGCCGAACGGCCTGCGCCCGGTTTATTGATGAACCGCTGACGTGGTGTCGGCCGGCTTTGACGTCGTCCTGACGGGGCACGTCATGAACTCGTGAAGATACGGCCACCACGTGACAAGAAGGCGCCAGCGCCGGGCAAGGCCGGCCGGATGCGGGCCCACCCTGAGCGGACCTGGAACAAAGGAGCTCACCCGCATGTCCGCCATGACCACCGAGTCCAGCACCGCGCCCAGCGCTGAGGAGCCCCCGGATACTGGCGCCCGTCACAAGCTGACCGCAGGTGCGCGCCGTGACGGTCTGCTACCCCGATCCGGAGGATCGTGCGCAGACCGAGACCCTGGAACGGGACTGGGAGCTGTGGAACCCGGGCGTCCCGCTGGTACGCGTTTCCTCGGCCCGCCGCACGGTCGGCCGTCCGATCGCCGCATACGTACGCGAGTTGGCATCCAGTCATCCGGGCACTCGGATCACCGTGCTCATCCCCGAGGTCGAACCGGCCCGCCTGTGGCAGCGGGTTCTGCAGAACCAGCGTGGTGCGGTCGTGGCGCATGCGGTGCGTCGTGACACGGACGCGGTGATCTGCAGGCTCCGCTTCCGGCTCGACTGAGCTGCTTGTCACCTTCCTCTTGCGGCGGGCTCTCTTCTTGCGTGCGCGCTCGGACATGGCTCTGAGCCGTCCCTTCAGCCGCTGTGGCCGACGAGGACGTCGGCGAGCTTGTTGAGACGCTTGACCGTGCGCTCTTCGGTGGCGGCGGGCGCGGGCTCGACGCGCTCGTCGCGGTCGTAGTAGGCGCCGTTGACGATCTCCACCGCGGGGTCGCAGAGCCGTACGACATGGGAGGCGCCGTCGGCGGCCGTGGCCCCGTTGTGGCCGTACAGAGGAAGCAGCGCGGTCTCACAGATGCCGGGGTGGACGGAGACGGCCGTCACCCTCGGGTCGGCCGCGAAGACCGTGAGGGCCAGCTGCGACTGGGCGTACGCGGCGAGCCGGGCGTAGCGGCGGGCGCGGTTGGGGTCGCTCCACTGGATGGAGCCGGTGCGGTGCAGCGAGGAGGACACGTTGACGACTCTGCCGACTCGGCTGCCCGGCACCCTGGTCAGTGCCCGCTCCAGCAGGCCGGTGAGCAGGTAGTGGGCAAGGAAGTTGACCTGGAAGGCGAGTTCGTTGCCGTCCGTGGTGACGGTGTGGCGCTCGGGCGCGGCGATCGCGGCGTTGTTGACGAGGATGTCCAGGTGCGGGTGCTCGACGACGACGCGCTCGGCCATCGCCTCCACTTCGTCGAGGCGGGAGAAGTCCGCGCCGAAGGGGCACACGCGCTCGGCGGGGATCCCGGCCGTGCTGACGAGCCTGTCGGTCGCCGCCCGTGCCTCTTCGGCAGTTCGGCCGTGCACGAGGACGGTGGCGCCGCGCTCGGCGAGCAGCCGGGCGGTCTCGTAGCCGATGCCGGAGGTGGCTCCGGTGACGAGGACAGTAAGGGAGAAAAGGCTTGAGCCGGGCATGGTCCATCCAAGGAAGGTGGGCGTGCGGATACGAAGAAGGGGCGCCGGACAAGGTCACGGCGCCCCGGGGCTACGGACTGCGCGTCAGCCGACGGCCGTCAGCCGAAGGCGAGCGTGTCCGGGCAGCGGGGCACACGGCGGGGCGCCGGATGAGGCGGCCGGTCGAGAAGGAGCCACTCGCTGTTCACGATGTCCATCCAACTGGCTTGCGGGCAGCGGCTCAAGGACGTGGCGCCGTCCTTGACACCCCTCTGACGAAGTTCAGCCCAGCCCGGGCACGTTCGAGATCAGCAGGTCGATGAGCTTGATCCCGACGAAGGGCAGTACGAGCCCGCCGAGCCCGTAGACCGCGAGGTTACGGCGCAGCAGGTCGTGCGCGGATGCCGGGGTGTAGCGCACTCCGCGCAGGGCGAGGGGAATCAGCGCCACGATGATCAGGGCGTTGAAGATGATCGCCGAGGTGATCGCGGAGGTGGGGCTGTGCAGGCCCATGAGGTTGAGGGCCTGGATCCCCGGATAGGCGCCGGCGAACATCGCCGGGATGATCGCGAAGTACTTCGCCACGTCATTCGTGATGGAGAAGGTGGTCAGCGCGCCCCGGGTGATGAGGAGTTGCTTGCCGATCTCGACGATGTCGATCAGCTTGGTCGGGTTGGAGTCCAGGTCCACCATGTTCCCGGCCTCCTTGGCGGCCGAGGTCCCGGTGTTCATCGCGACGCCGACATCGGCTTGCGCCAGCGCGGGCGCGTCGTTCGTACCGTCGCCCGTCATCGCGACGAGTTTGCCGCCCTCCTGCTCCTGCTTGATGAGGGCCAGCTTGTCCTCGGGGGTGGCTTCGGCGAGGAAGTCGTCGACGCCGGCTTCCTGGGCGATGGCGTTCGCGGTCAGCGGATTGTCCCCGGTGATCATCACTGTACGGATGCCCATCCTCCGCAGCTCCGCGAACCGTTCGCGGATGCCGTCCTTGACGACGTCCTTGAGATGGATGATGCCGAGCATCCGCGGGCCGTCCCAGTCGTGGACGGCGACCAGCAGCGGCGTACCTCCGCTCGCGGCGATCGAGTCGGCCCAGATGGCCGCCTGGGACGGGACGACTCCGCCGCGCATCTCCACCCAGCTGATCACCTGAGCCGCCGCGCCCTTGCGGATGAAGCAGGCCGCCCCGTTGTCCCACCGAAGATCGATCCCGCTCATCCGGGTCTGCGCGCTGAACGCCACGAACCGCGCGTTGCTGAGCTCGCCCTCGGCCGGGGCCCGCATCCCGTACTTCTCCTTCGCCAGGACGACGACTGAGCGGCCCTCCGGCGTCTCGTCGGCGAGCGAGGAGAGCTGAGCCGCGTCGGCGAGGATCAGCTCGTCGACACCGGGCAGTGGTACGAAGCCGGCGGCCTCACGATTGCCGAGGGTGATGGTGCCGGTCTTGTCGAGGAGCAGGGTGTTGACGTCGTCGGCGGCTTCGACCGCCCGGCCGGACATCGCCAGGACATTGCGCTGCACCAGACGGTCCATGCCCGCGATGCCGATGGCCGACAGCAGCGCGCCGATCGTCGTCGGGATGAGCGTGACGAGCAGCGCGACCAGCACCGTCGTGGACTGCGCGGCGCCCGCGTGTCCGGCCATCGGCTGCAGCGTGACGACGACCAGGACGAAGACGATGGTCAGCGCGGCCAGCAGGATGTTCAGCGCGATCTCGTTGGGCGTCTTTTGCCGTCGCGCGCCTTCGACCAGGGTGATCATCCGGTCCAGGAAGGAGTGTCCGGGGCGTGAGGTGACGCGTACGACGATCCGGTCGGAGAGCACCGTCGTACCGCCCGTGACGCCGCTGCGGTCGCCGCCCGACTCCCGGATGACGGGAGCGGACTCGCCGGTGATGGCGGACTCGTCGACCGCCGCGATGCCGTCGACGACATCGCCGTCGGCGGGGATCGGCTCGCCTGCCTCGACGAGGACGAAGTCGAAGAGCTGAAGGTCGTTGGCGGCGACGGCGTCGGTCTCGGCGCGGGCCGGATTCGTTCCGTACCGCCAGTGGCGCAGCCGCAGCGCGACGGTGTCCATGCGCGCCTTGCGCAGCGATTCGGCCTGCGCCTTGCCCCGGCCCTCCGCCACGGCCTCCGCGAGGTTCGCGAAGATCACCGTCAGCCACAGCCAGACGCTGATCACCCAGGTGAAGACGGACGGATGGAAGAGCGAGGAGAGCGTGGTGAGTACCGATCCGGCCGCGACGACCAACAGCACGGGGTTCTTCACCAGGGCCCGCGGGTGCAGCTTGCGCAGGGCCTCGGGGAAGGACGTCACCAGTTGTACGGGATCGAAGAGGCCGCCCTGGCCGGAGCGCTTCCGGTGGGGGCGGGCGTGTGGTGGGCTCCCGCCCGGTGTCTGCGCTGTCGGAGCCTGCTGGTCAGCGGCGGGGAGCATCACAAAGCACCTTCTGATGAGGCCGGCAAGGGGAGGGGACAAGCGCATGGGCCTGGTCGACGCCGGGGCGCCCCGGCGTCGACCAGGCGGACTGGGACGCGGCGGGGGGAGGCCGCCGCGTACCTGCCGCCGAGCGCGTGTCATGCCACTGACGTTCGCGATCTCGAGCGGCAGAAAGGGAATCTAGCCGCAGCAAACCCCTCATCTCCGCGTTGTCCCGGGGTGTTTACGACCCTCTGACAGCGGATTTGTGCTCCGTGTCAAGCCAGCGTCAAGAAGCGCTGATGGGGCGTCATGACGCCGTCAAGGGAGTCCGATTCCTGTTCGAGCCTGGTTGAGACTGATCGCCACGGGGGACGGGCAGCCGTCCGTGGTGTGAGCCTGGAGGGCGCGTGACCATCACTGCCGGTACCGCGCACAGTCCGGAGACAGGGGCCGAGACCGAGGCCCGAACACGCCAGGTGACGGCCGTTCGACCCGAGGGCCGGCCCGGTCCGCAGCCACGAGGGAGGCAGCGGCCGGGCCGTCCGAGCACCGGCGCCCTGAGGGAGCGGCTGCGCTGCCGCTGGGCGACGCAGCCGGCCGGGCTGCGTCTGGCGCGTGCGGGGATTCTGCTGCTCACCGCCGCGCTCGCGCTGCTGCTGTTACTCGCAGGGCTCGCCGTCTCCGCCACCTGGGACACCGTGGACGGACGCGATGCTCCCCGGACCACCAGCGCCGCCGGTCTCGGTCTCGCGCTGAACGACATGGACGCGCAGGCCGCCAACATCCTGCTGTCCAGCGGCGACGCAGGCGCGGGTCGGATGGCTGTCCCGTACGACAAGGCCACCGGCTTCTACGACTCCGCACGCCGCACGGTCAGCCGTGAGCTGCGTACGCTCGCCGTTGCCGCCGAGGGCGACACACGTGCCGAGCACACCGTCGAGGCGCTGACCGAGAATTTCGCCCGCTACCAGGAGCTGATCGGCCGCGCCCTGGAGAACGACGGCCGGGCGGGCGGCAAGGCTGGGGCCCTGGACGACTACCGCTCGGCCACTGCCCTGCTCTCCATGCACATCCGCCCCGAATCACAGGCGTTGATCGCCGCCAACAACGACGCGTACGAATCCGGGTACGACGCCGCACGCTCCCGGCTCACAGCCGAACTGGTCACCGCGGTCGTGCTCGGCCTGCTGCTCCTCACCGCTCTCGTCGTACTGCAGTGGTATCTGGCACGGCAGTTCCACCGGATCCTCAACCCGGCACTGCTGGCCGGTACGCTCTGCGCCTTCCTGGCGTTCGCGCTGGGCGGCCAGGCGCTCTCCGCCTCCTCCGAGCACCTGCGAGGCGCCCGGCGTGACGCCTTCGACTCGGTCGTCGCGCTGTCCCGGGCCCGCGCCATCGCCTACGACGCGAACGCCGACGAAAGCCGCTACCTCCTCTTCGAACAGGAGCGGACCGCCTACGAGCAGTCCTTCCTCGACAAGTCGCAGCAGCTGTACGGAATCGAGGGCGCGACCCTCGCGACGTACGACACGGGGATGGACGAGACGTGGGACGCCTACCGCACCGACCACGCCGACCGGCGCTTCACGGGTGAATTCCGGCGGGAGCTCGACAACATCACCTTCCCCGGCGAGCGTGCCGCCGCCGAGCGGACCGTGCGGACGTACGCCGTCTACCAGCGCGACGACCGGACCATCCGCCGCCTGATCGCGGAGGGAAGGGCACAGGAGGCCGTCGCGTTCTGCATCAGCTGGGGCCCGGGCAAGTCGAACGCACACTTCGGTGCCTGGATGGATGCCCTCGACGAGGTCACCGACATCAACCGGACCCACTTCGACGCGTCGGTGCGCGAGGGCCGGGGCGCGGTCTCCCGGCTGCTGCCCGCGGCCGGCGGTGCTCTGGTGGCGGCCGCGGCGCTGACCGTGCTCGGGCTGCGCCCGCGGCTGGCCGAGTTCCAAGTCTGAGCGCCTGTGTCCGAGCTTCTGTGTCCGGGTGGTGTCAGAGAGTCGTCAAGGTCAACAGTTCCGATGGCGGTAGGGGGGCCAGGGGCGGACTCTGTCCTTGTGAGCGCAGCGAATGCGGTCGGACGTGTCAGCGCTGTTTGTCCGGTCGGCTACCTGGTGGCGGCGCCGATCCTCCCGGAGAAGTTCTGAGGCCATGAGATGCGAGGTGGCTCATGAGGACTCCGCTTCGTGACACGGGGGCGCTGGGGGCCGCCCTGCTCGCCCCGCCGGCGGTGGCCGCCGTTCTGGTGCCCTTCCGTACGGACCTGACGAACGCGACGATGGTGCTCATCCTCGTCGTGGTCGTCGTGGCGGTCGCCGCGATCGGCAATCGCGCGGCCGGAGCCGTCGCGGCGGTGTCGTCCGCCGCCTGGTTCGACTTCTTCCTCACCCCTCCGTACCAGCGGTTCACCATCAACGACGCCAATGACATCGAGACGGCGGTCCTGCTGCTGGTCGTGGGCCTTGTCGTGTCGCAGCTCGCCGCCCGCGCCCGGCGGCTCGAGGTCATCACGGTGACCGACGCCGGTCATCTCGCCCGGATCCACGAGACCGCGCAGCTGGTCCAGGCCAGCGGATCTCCCGACAAGATCGTCGACCATGTCCGACGGCAGCTGATCGATCTGCTGGAGTTGCGGGACTGCCGTTTCGAGTACGGCAGTCTGCTCGGGCATCCGGCGAGGCTGGAGCAGGACGGCAGTGTGGTCGTGGCGCGGGGGCGCTGGGACGTCGAGCGGCGCGGCTGGCCGGACGGCGAGATCGAGCTCCGGGCCCTCGCAGGCGGCCACTACCGCGGCCGGTTCCTGCTTCAGCCGGGCCCCGCCGTCCCTCCCCTCCAGGCGCGGCTGGTCGCCGTGACGCTGGCCGACCAGACCGGCGCGGCGCTGGACACGGCGGCACCGCGTCTGGAGCAGTGACCCCGCCGACGGGCGAGGGCAGAGAAGGGGCGAGGGCAGAGAAGGACTGGCGTGCGCCGGCCGTCGGGCCTCCGCATCCCGGCCCCAGGGCACTGACGCGCCGGCCGCTCCGCGCCTCGACGGGCAGGGTCCCCAACGCTCCCTCTCGCCTCCGGATTCTCCCTGCCGGCGACTGTGACCGGTCCGCGCCCTCTTGCCGTAGCGCGGCGCGGCTCAGCCGACGTGGACGCGAGGTCGCCTCGACCGGTTGGGTTCGGCCTCGCGCAGGACTTCGCGGGTGACGGGGGCGACTTCGCCCTGGCCGAAGAGGAAGAAGCGGAGGAAGTTGGTGAAGGGGTTGCCCTCGGTCCACTCGAAGTAGATGTGCGGCTGCTGTCCGGTGGTGTCGCGGACGTGCAGGAGCAGCGCGGCGAGGGCGTTGGGGATGGAAGAGGACTCCAGGGTCAGGACCCGGAAGCGGTCGTGCAGCACTTCGCCGCGGACACTCAGGTCCGCCTCGAACTCCGAGGGGTCGAGGACGGTCACCTCGACGAAGACGAAGTCCTCTTGGGCCGGGACGTCGTTGTCCTTCCGGATCTGCTCGATCTTCTCGCGGTACTCCGCGATGTCACGGTTGTCGGGCTCGTTGGCGATGAACCGGATCCTGCGGCTGGCGATGTCCCGTACGAACCGCTCCGCCATGTCGTCCAGAGACACGTGGGTGACACGCAGCTCGAAGGCGCGGGCGAGCCGGGACAGGAGCGAGACGAGGATGATCCCGGCGATGAAGCAGGCGCCGATCTTCACACCGTCGGGCCGCTCGATGACGTTGAGGACGGTGGTGTAGAGGAAGACCGCGGAGATGACCGCGAAGCCGATGGTCCAGTTGCGCTGTCGGGCGCGGTGGGCGGCGATGGTCACCGCGATCGCCGCGGAACAGATCAGCACCAGTACGCCGGTGGCGTAGGCACCGCCCTGGGCGTCGACGTCGGCGTCGAAGAGCCAGGTGACCAGGAACGCCACCAGGATGAAGACGATCACCATGGGGCGCACGGCGCGCGCCCAGTGCGGGGCCATGCCGTAGCGGGGCAGGTAGCGCGGCATCAGGTTGAGCAGTCCGGCCATCGCGGAGGCCCCGGCGAACCAGAGGATGGCGATGGTGGCGACGTCGTAGACGGTGCCAAAGATGTCTCCGAGGTATGCGTGCGCCAGGTAGGCGAGCGCACGTCCGTTGGCCGCGCCGCCCGGCTCGAACTCCTTCGCCGGGATGAGCAGGGTGGTGATGAAGCTGGTGGCGATCAGGAACACGCTCATGATCAGCGCGGCGGTAGTGAGCAGCTTCTTCGTGCCGCGGATGCGTCCTGCGGGCTTCGCCTCGGTGTCGCCGGCATCGCCCTCGACGTGCGGCATGACCGCCACGCCGGTCTCGAAGCCGGACAGGCCCAGCGCCAGCTTGGGAAAGACCAGCAGTGCCACTCCGATCATGGCCACAACGTT
This portion of the Streptomyces sp. NBC_01750 genome encodes:
- a CDS encoding DUF4118 domain-containing protein produces the protein MRTPLRDTGALGAALLAPPAVAAVLVPFRTDLTNATMVLILVVVVVAVAAIGNRAAGAVAAVSSAAWFDFFLTPPYQRFTINDANDIETAVLLLVVGLVVSQLAARARRLEVITVTDAGHLARIHETAQLVQASGSPDKIVDHVRRQLIDLLELRDCRFEYGSLLGHPARLEQDGSVVVARGRWDVERRGWPDGEIELRALAGGHYRGRFLLQPGPAVPPLQARLVAVTLADQTGAALDTAAPRLEQ
- a CDS encoding amino acid transporter; this translates as MLAGLSDMARHQQGPQAETEPPPTHKGQRWWRVMCLTGVDYFSTLGYQPGIAALAAGLLSPVATIVLVIVTLAGALPVYRRVAEESPHGEGSIAMLERLLSFWKGKLFVLTLLGFAATDFLITITLSAADSSIHLVENPHVPSALHGQQMVVTLVLIALLGAVFLKGFLEAIGVAVVLVGLYLALNAVVVVVGLWHVATAAHVVADWSSALTTEHGNVVAMIGVALLVFPKLALGLSGFETGVAVMPHVEGDAGDTEAKPAGRIRGTKKLLTTAALIMSVFLIATSFITTLLIPAKEFEPGGAANGRALAYLAHAYLGDIFGTVYDVATIAILWFAGASAMAGLLNLMPRYLPRYGMAPHWARAVRPMVIVFILVAFLVTWLFDADVDAQGGAYATGVLVLICSAAIAVTIAAHRARQRNWTIGFAVISAVFLYTTVLNVIERPDGVKIGACFIAGIILVSLLSRLARAFELRVTHVSLDDMAERFVRDIASRRIRFIANEPDNRDIAEYREKIEQIRKDNDVPAQEDFVFVEVTVLDPSEFEADLSVRGEVLHDRFRVLTLESSSIPNALAALLLHVRDTTGQQPHIYFEWTEGNPFTNFLRFFLFGQGEVAPVTREVLREAEPNRSRRPRVHVG
- a CDS encoding SDR family NAD(P)-dependent oxidoreductase, which gives rise to MPGSSLFSLTVLVTGATSGIGYETARLLAERGATVLVHGRTAEEARAATDRLVSTAGIPAERVCPFGADFSRLDEVEAMAERVVVEHPHLDILVNNAAIAAPERHTVTTDGNELAFQVNFLAHYLLTGLLERALTRVPGSRVGRVVNVSSSLHRTGSIQWSDPNRARRYARLAAYAQSQLALTVFAADPRVTAVSVHPGICETALLPLYGHNGATAADGASHVVRLCDPAVEIVNGAYYDRDERVEPAPAATEERTVKRLNKLADVLVGHSG
- the kdpB gene encoding potassium-transporting ATPase subunit KdpB — encoded protein: MLPAADQQAPTAQTPGGSPPHARPHRKRSGQGGLFDPVQLVTSFPEALRKLHPRALVKNPVLLVVAAGSVLTTLSSLFHPSVFTWVISVWLWLTVIFANLAEAVAEGRGKAQAESLRKARMDTVALRLRHWRYGTNPARAETDAVAANDLQLFDFVLVEAGEPIPADGDVVDGIAAVDESAITGESAPVIRESGGDRSGVTGGTTVLSDRIVVRVTSRPGHSFLDRMITLVEGARRQKTPNEIALNILLAALTIVFVLVVVTLQPMAGHAGAAQSTTVLVALLVTLIPTTIGALLSAIGIAGMDRLVQRNVLAMSGRAVEAADDVNTLLLDKTGTITLGNREAAGFVPLPGVDELILADAAQLSSLADETPEGRSVVVLAKEKYGMRAPAEGELSNARFVAFSAQTRMSGIDLRWDNGAACFIRKGAAAQVISWVEMRGGVVPSQAAIWADSIAASGGTPLLVAVHDWDGPRMLGIIHLKDVVKDGIRERFAELRRMGIRTVMITGDNPLTANAIAQEAGVDDFLAEATPEDKLALIKQEQEGGKLVAMTGDGTNDAPALAQADVGVAMNTGTSAAKEAGNMVDLDSNPTKLIDIVEIGKQLLITRGALTTFSITNDVAKYFAIIPAMFAGAYPGIQALNLMGLHSPTSAITSAIIFNALIIVALIPLALRGVRYTPASAHDLLRRNLAVYGLGGLVLPFVGIKLIDLLISNVPGLG